One genomic window of Mucilaginibacter sp. SJ includes the following:
- a CDS encoding fumarylacetoacetate hydrolase family protein, producing MKLVSYKTEDREHLGVFVNGHIYNLNSCDKLIPDNMNEFLWGGPELMEHAARVNEEIRSGKIEAKEELFFELMAPVPHPTSCRDGYAFRQHVASARRNRKLDMIPEFDQYPIFYFTNHNAVQGPGEIECMPDHFQKLDFELEVAVVLNKKGRNITAAEADSFIAGYMIMNDMSARTLQMEEMLLNLGPAKGKDFSTVVGPWLVTPDELEQYKVPAKPGHTGNAYNLEMKCVVNGKQVSAGNMADMDWTFAEIIERAAYGCNVLPGDVIGSGTVGTGCFLELNGTGVLNNADYEPQWLLPGDLVEMEVTGLGMLGNIIKKADSDFSILKLKK from the coding sequence ATGAAATTAGTATCCTATAAAACCGAAGACCGAGAACATCTTGGCGTTTTTGTTAATGGCCATATCTATAATTTAAACTCATGCGATAAGCTGATCCCTGATAACATGAACGAGTTTTTATGGGGAGGGCCCGAACTGATGGAACACGCGGCGCGGGTTAATGAAGAAATCCGGTCGGGAAAGATAGAGGCTAAAGAGGAGCTGTTTTTTGAGCTGATGGCCCCGGTGCCGCACCCAACATCATGCCGAGACGGTTATGCCTTCCGTCAGCATGTGGCTTCGGCAAGGCGTAACCGTAAGCTGGATATGATACCCGAGTTTGATCAGTATCCTATCTTTTATTTCACTAACCATAACGCTGTACAAGGCCCCGGCGAAATTGAATGTATGCCCGATCATTTTCAAAAGCTTGATTTTGAACTGGAAGTGGCGGTGGTGCTTAATAAAAAAGGACGTAACATTACAGCTGCCGAAGCAGATAGCTTTATAGCGGGATATATGATCATGAATGATATGAGCGCCCGCACCCTGCAAATGGAAGAAATGCTGCTGAACCTTGGCCCGGCAAAGGGTAAGGATTTTTCGACGGTGGTTGGTCCCTGGCTGGTAACACCCGATGAACTGGAGCAATATAAAGTACCTGCGAAACCCGGGCATACCGGTAACGCCTATAACCTGGAGATGAAGTGCGTGGTGAATGGCAAACAGGTATCGGCAGGTAATATGGCCGATATGGACTGGACCTTTGCCGAGATCATTGAGCGTGCTGCCTACGGATGCAATGTATTACCGGGCGACGTAATTGGCTCAGGAACGGTTGGTACGGGCTGTTTTCTTGAATTGAATGGCACCGGCGTACTTAATAATGCCGATTATGAACCACAATGGCTGCTACCCGGCGATTTGGTTGAAATGGAGGTTACCGGTTTAGGGATGCTGGGGAATATTATTAAAAAGGCCGATAGTGATTTTTCGATCTTGAAGTTAAAGAAGTAA
- a CDS encoding flavin reductase family protein, whose protein sequence is MPTINISDLSPVQLQSYLNFAVAPRPICLASTVDRAGNVNLSPFSYFNIFSVNPPICIFSPSRRVRDNTTKHTLENVKEIPECVINIVNYDMVQQTSLSSVEYPQGVNEFIKSGLTQLPSQLVKPPRVAESYVQLECVVKEVIELGQGHGAGNLVLAEIKLIHISDTVLDADGKINQAKMDLVARLGGDWYCRVTKDNLFKVAKPNTKMGIGVDALPYAIRNSRILTGNNLGQLGNLEAIPGDEAIEAFALTPEIKEVLDATIGDSQTRELQLHLKAKQLLEEERVEEALMALLME, encoded by the coding sequence ATGCCCACCATTAACATATCCGATCTTTCTCCCGTTCAACTTCAAAGTTACCTGAACTTTGCGGTAGCTCCGCGGCCGATTTGCCTGGCGTCTACAGTTGATAGGGCGGGAAATGTAAACCTGAGCCCTTTCAGTTATTTTAATATTTTCAGCGTTAATCCGCCGATATGTATTTTTTCGCCATCGCGTAGGGTACGGGACAATACCACCAAACACACGCTCGAAAATGTAAAAGAAATACCCGAATGCGTGATCAATATTGTTAATTATGATATGGTGCAGCAAACTTCGCTCTCAAGCGTAGAATATCCGCAGGGCGTTAATGAGTTTATCAAATCGGGTTTAACACAGTTACCCTCGCAATTGGTAAAACCCCCGCGCGTGGCCGAATCATATGTGCAGCTGGAATGTGTGGTTAAGGAGGTGATTGAACTGGGGCAAGGCCATGGCGCCGGTAATCTTGTTCTTGCCGAAATTAAATTGATCCATATCAGCGATACCGTTTTAGACGCGGATGGTAAAATAAACCAAGCCAAAATGGACCTGGTTGCCCGGCTTGGCGGCGACTGGTATTGCCGGGTTACTAAAGATAACCTGTTTAAAGTAGCCAAACCCAATACCAAAATGGGTATAGGTGTTGATGCACTGCCTTATGCTATCCGCAACTCAAGGATCCTTACAGGTAACAACCTCGGGCAATTGGGTAACCTCGAAGCTATACCCGGCGATGAAGCTATAGAAGCCTTTGCGCTTACCCCGGAGATAAAAGAAGTACTTGATGCCACCATCGGCGACAGCCAGACCCGTGAGTTGCAATTACATTTGAAAGCTAAGCAATTGCTTGAAGAGGAGCGGGTTGAAGAAGCTTTGATGGCGTTGCTGATGGAATGA
- a CDS encoding ligand-binding sensor domain-containing protein, translating into MKNKRNVLSCLIILLAGVIYFPAQAQQKHAESLSAPTVPNRITRNIIQDKKGNIWIAAFDGIFRYNGKSFTNITSKVSSARFFSVLEDRKGNLWFGSIGSGVYRYDGKSFRNFTIKDGLLNNDVVSIYEDKKGSIWFGVWGGASRYDGISFRNYIINGYGMNEDPTGKTFQDRAPYEVNSIIEDRTGKLWFATRGNTFVYDGKIFNVFSRNGKPFTNVRSVMEDKKGNIWLAGRDGLWRYDGSLFTNFTRKFAGYVYEDKKGNIWTSSESADNPTRVLSGFSANTAAWALSRYDEKSLSDKKPSVTEITNKPMVFGILEDDKGNIWFGAVGGVYRYDGNTITDFKGM; encoded by the coding sequence ATGAAAAATAAAAGAAACGTTCTGTCCTGCCTGATTATACTGCTGGCAGGAGTAATTTATTTCCCCGCACAGGCCCAGCAAAAGCATGCCGAAAGCTTAAGCGCCCCCACCGTACCTAACCGAATCACGCGTAATATCATACAAGATAAAAAAGGCAACATTTGGATTGCTGCATTTGATGGTATTTTTCGGTACAATGGGAAATCTTTTACCAATATCACAAGTAAAGTGAGTTCGGCCCGCTTCTTTTCTGTTTTAGAAGATAGAAAAGGCAACTTGTGGTTCGGCTCTATCGGTTCAGGTGTTTATCGTTACGATGGTAAATCCTTTCGTAATTTTACAATTAAGGATGGCCTTCTCAATAATGATGTTGTAAGTATTTATGAAGATAAAAAAGGCAGCATCTGGTTCGGCGTTTGGGGTGGAGCAAGCCGGTATGATGGAATATCATTTCGGAATTATATCATAAACGGATATGGGATGAATGAAGACCCAACAGGGAAAACATTTCAGGATAGGGCACCTTACGAAGTTAATTCAATTATTGAAGACAGAACGGGCAAGCTTTGGTTTGCCACAAGAGGCAACACCTTTGTGTACGACGGAAAAATATTTAACGTTTTCAGCCGTAATGGTAAACCTTTTACCAATGTTCGTTCTGTAATGGAAGATAAAAAAGGCAATATCTGGCTCGCCGGCCGCGATGGACTGTGGCGCTATGATGGTAGTTTATTTACCAATTTCACCCGGAAATTTGCGGGTTACGTTTACGAAGATAAAAAAGGAAACATTTGGACAAGTTCAGAAAGTGCTGATAACCCCACCAGGGTACTTTCTGGCTTTAGCGCTAATACAGCGGCCTGGGCGCTTTCCCGTTACGATGAAAAATCCTTGTCTGATAAAAAGCCATCAGTAACCGAAATAACTAATAAGCCAATGGTTTTTGGGATTTTAGAAGATGATAAAGGAAATATTTGGTTTGGTGCTGTAGGTGGAGTGTATAGGTATGATGGAAACACTATAACAGACTTTAAAGGGATGTAG
- a CDS encoding IS4 family transposase, whose product MGQPNLTGLFKRLKGELFDHGFLDTLAKNTGVIKRLRKISGSDLLDTLLFDSNQSFNGMSMQLMLRHSLNISKQALHQKYNEGLTEFIKGALERLLAIELPCREIQGLEINIKDSTRFALPEAMADVYPGTKGCGIKAGAALQFEFGIKSGSCDIRLTPGNCNDQKESHLDQQMIRPGVLYMRDLGYSHIAYMSNIIEKKAFFVNKLSPKTSIHILRNEVYQELDLTALQKSGKAFDGLVYIGKDKLPVRMIIEPVSDEIKNNRISHTDKYNKKKGHQTTALFKLRAGFNFIVTNLDSTYSAELIRKLYHLRWQIELVFKGWKSSLKIHQMPKGNTHRITCALYSKLLWAMLSWKITMSIGKIGEVSILKVHSFIASGMQELRLQLWGLSSKWLDMLEQLPFYKLLKEQKKGRLKTEEIVIII is encoded by the coding sequence ATCGGCCAACCAAACCTGACAGGGTTATTTAAACGCTTAAAAGGGGAATTATTTGACCATGGATTTCTTGATACCCTTGCTAAAAACACGGGAGTGATCAAACGTTTAAGGAAGATAAGCGGATCAGATCTTCTGGATACGCTGCTATTTGACAGCAATCAATCATTTAATGGCATGAGTATGCAGCTGATGTTAAGGCATTCACTTAATATATCAAAACAGGCCCTGCATCAAAAGTATAATGAAGGGCTGACGGAGTTTATCAAAGGGGCTCTGGAGCGACTTTTAGCGATAGAATTGCCTTGTAGAGAGATACAAGGGCTTGAGATCAACATCAAAGATTCCACACGTTTTGCCTTACCGGAGGCAATGGCGGATGTTTATCCGGGGACAAAAGGCTGCGGGATAAAAGCTGGCGCGGCCCTGCAGTTTGAGTTTGGGATCAAAAGTGGAAGTTGTGATATCAGGCTAACACCGGGCAATTGCAATGACCAGAAAGAAAGCCACCTCGATCAGCAGATGATTCGACCGGGTGTATTATACATGAGAGACCTGGGTTATAGCCATATTGCTTATATGAGCAACATTATCGAAAAGAAGGCATTCTTTGTCAATAAGTTAAGCCCCAAAACATCGATACACATTCTGCGTAATGAAGTATACCAGGAGCTGGACCTGACCGCTTTACAAAAATCAGGAAAAGCATTTGACGGTTTAGTTTATATTGGAAAAGACAAGCTACCTGTCCGGATGATTATTGAACCGGTAAGTGATGAAATAAAAAACAACCGGATAAGCCATACCGATAAATACAACAAAAAGAAAGGCCATCAGACAACAGCGCTTTTCAAGCTCAGAGCAGGCTTTAATTTCATTGTAACCAACCTGGATAGCACTTACAGTGCCGAACTGATCCGGAAACTCTATCATCTCCGCTGGCAGATCGAGTTGGTGTTCAAAGGCTGGAAATCATCGTTGAAGATCCATCAGATGCCTAAAGGAAATACCCACCGTATCACCTGTGCACTTTACAGCAAACTATTATGGGCTATGTTAAGCTGGAAGATAACAATGTCAATCGGTAAGATCGGCGAGGTAAGTATCCTCAAGGTACACAGTTTTATAGCATCAGGTATGCAGGAGCTAAGGCTGCAATTGTGGGGATTAAGCAGTAAGTGGCTGGATATGCTCGAACAGCTTCCGTTTTACAAACTGCTTAAAGAGCAGAAAAAAGGACGGCTCAAAACAGAGGAAATTGTAATAATTATTTGA